The DNA segment TTAACTAGATGATATTTTTACAGTTCCGCATATCTCTTGGGGTATATTTTGATTAGATACAGCTATTTACCAGCTAAAACAACCATTTGTCGTTTAAAAACTCAGGTTTGCTAAACGTAAAGCGTTGTAACTCCCGTTTTTTGGCTATAACATGGAATAATTACCTTACAAGCTTGTCACACCAAATATGGTGTTAGTTTTTTATGGAAATACAATTAATTAACATTGGTTTCGGTAACATCGTGTCTGCCAACCGAGTAGTTGCCATCGTTAGTCCAGAGTCTGCCCCAATTAAACGGATTATTACCGATGCACGGGACAGAGGTCAACTAGTGGATGCAACTTACGGCCGTCGCACAAGGGCTGTAATTATCACTGATTCGAGCCACGTAATTCTTTCGGCCATTCAACCGGAAACAGTAGCGAATCGGTTTGTGATTTCCCGCGAGCATCATACTGTCGAGAACTGATTTAATTTAGGTCAAACAATTTGGGATTTTAGATTTGCGATCTTCCTAGCGTCAGCCACGCAACGAGTATTTTAGATTGACTGCACCAACAAGGGCATACACCTACCTTGGGTATTTTAGATTGAGGTTAGCGTCAGCAACGCAACGAGTATTTTAGATTTGAGAGTAGGCATAGCAGCCTTGCTCAAACCGAAAAAACCCAATCCAAAATCTAAAATCTAAAATCTAAAATTGGTAAGGTCGCTCACCCTACCCTATTTGCACCACATCGGCAGTACCATGTGAATTAGACAAGTTTTCTGTCACCCGTGCTACCAG comes from the Nodularia sp. NIES-3585 genome and includes:
- the remA gene encoding extracellular matrix/biofilm regulator RemA; protein product: MEIQLINIGFGNIVSANRVVAIVSPESAPIKRIITDARDRGQLVDATYGRRTRAVIITDSSHVILSAIQPETVANRFVISREHHTVEN